The following are encoded together in the Echinicola jeungdonensis genome:
- a CDS encoding LacI family DNA-binding transcriptional regulator: MGKKKISITDIAKELNVSITTVSFILNNKAKNRISDEVIKKVQDYVKKVGYQPNQLAQGLRTGKSKIIVFMVEDISDAFFSSIARLMEGKAYDNGYKLIFCSTENDKDKARDLIRLFKDRQVDGYIITPPADFEQEIHELLEEDFPVVLFDRYFEELDVSHVIINNQESAFNSVKNLVEGGFRNIGYVTLESNQSQMKDRLSGYEKAIDLYDLPKSIFKVSFKDFKAHRSDELVETYLKENPQLDALFFATNYLAKSGLKVLKKKGVKIPEQIGVVSFDDSDVFELYTPTITSLSQPIESIADKLMEIMLKQLTNIKGRNKIIHAELPGSLIVRESSHK; this comes from the coding sequence ATGGGAAAGAAAAAGATTTCAATAACTGATATAGCCAAGGAATTAAATGTTTCTATCACCACAGTGTCCTTTATTTTAAATAATAAAGCCAAAAACCGGATCAGTGATGAGGTTATTAAAAAAGTGCAAGATTATGTAAAAAAAGTTGGTTATCAACCTAACCAATTAGCCCAGGGTTTAAGGACAGGAAAATCCAAGATCATCGTTTTTATGGTTGAAGATATTTCTGATGCCTTTTTTTCCAGTATTGCCAGGTTAATGGAAGGGAAAGCCTATGATAATGGTTATAAACTTATTTTTTGTAGCACCGAAAATGACAAAGACAAAGCCAGGGATTTGATTCGATTGTTCAAGGACCGCCAGGTGGATGGTTACATTATTACCCCACCGGCAGATTTTGAACAGGAAATCCATGAGCTGTTGGAGGAGGATTTTCCAGTAGTTTTGTTTGACCGTTACTTTGAGGAATTGGATGTCAGCCATGTGATTATTAACAACCAGGAAAGTGCCTTCAATTCGGTTAAAAATCTGGTTGAAGGAGGTTTTAGGAATATTGGCTATGTTACCTTGGAGTCCAACCAGTCGCAGATGAAAGACCGTTTATCCGGTTATGAAAAAGCCATTGACCTTTATGATCTTCCAAAAAGTATTTTTAAAGTTTCTTTTAAAGATTTTAAAGCTCACCGTTCTGATGAATTAGTGGAAACCTATTTAAAAGAAAATCCACAATTGGATGCATTGTTTTTTGCAACTAATTACCTGGCTAAGAGTGGATTGAAAGTTTTGAAAAAGAAAGGGGTAAAGATTCCGGAACAAATCGGGGTGGTTAGTTTCGATGATAGTGATGTTTTTGAGTTATATACCCCTACCATTACATCCTTGTCTCAACCTATTGAATCCATTGCAGATAAGTTAATGGAAATAATGCTCAAACAATTGACTAATATAAAAGGAAGGAACAAGATTATACATGCGGAATTACCAGGTAGTCTGATAGTAAGAGAGTCAAGTCATAAGTAG
- a CDS encoding carboxypeptidase-like regulatory domain-containing protein, with product MKNHLLILILFLGSLQVAFAQGVIKGKVKDNQNLSLPGANITLVGSQKMAVTDQEGKFLLVGLPAGQYQLEVGYLGYNTLNQWVEVKNGQTEELVFEMQPGMLEGREFVVFGDRLKGQAKALNQQKTNSNITNIVSSDQIGRFPDANIGDALKRIPGITIQNDQGEARDIIFRGMAPQLNSVTLNGERIPSSEAENRMVQMDLIPSDMSKLLR from the coding sequence ATGAAAAATCATCTACTGATTTTGATCCTGTTTTTGGGATCTTTGCAAGTTGCTTTTGCTCAGGGTGTCATCAAAGGGAAGGTGAAAGACAATCAAAACCTTTCTTTACCCGGGGCCAATATTACCTTGGTTGGTAGCCAAAAAATGGCCGTTACCGATCAGGAGGGAAAGTTTTTGCTGGTGGGTTTACCTGCCGGGCAATACCAATTGGAAGTGGGCTACCTGGGCTATAATACCCTAAATCAATGGGTAGAGGTTAAAAATGGCCAAACTGAAGAATTGGTATTTGAAATGCAGCCAGGGATGTTGGAAGGAAGAGAGTTTGTAGTTTTTGGGGATCGGCTAAAAGGTCAGGCAAAGGCTTTGAACCAGCAGAAAACCAATTCCAATATTACCAATATTGTTTCATCTGACCAGATCGGTCGTTTTCCTGATGCTAATATTGGGGATGCGCTTAAGCGGATACCAGGAATTACCATACAAAATGACCAGGGAGAAGCCAGGGATATTATATTCCGGGGGATGGCCCCACAATTGAATTCGGTAACCCTGAATGGGGAAAGAATTCCTTCATCAGAGGCGGAAAACAGGATGGTACAAATGGACCTGATTCCCTCTGATATGTCAAAACTATTGAGGTGA
- a CDS encoding gluconate 5-dehydrogenase, protein MKELFDLSGKVALVTGATHGLGMAMATALAKSGATLIFNDINQEKIDNATKEYAGNGIEAHGYLFDVTDAKAVDEHVTTIEKKFGPINILVNNAGIIMRVPALEMDPEDFRKVVEVDLISPFIMSQRVGKSMKENGGGKIINICSMMSELGRNSVSAYAAGKGGLKMLTRNLATEWAKYNINVNGIGPGYFATSQTAPIRVDGHPFNDFIINRTPAGRWGNPEDLQGTTVFLASKASDFVNGQIVYVDGGILATIGKPHGEE, encoded by the coding sequence ATGAAAGAACTATTTGATCTGTCCGGCAAAGTTGCCTTAGTGACAGGTGCAACACACGGACTGGGAATGGCCATGGCCACAGCATTGGCCAAAAGTGGGGCTACTTTAATTTTCAATGACATCAACCAGGAAAAAATTGACAATGCCACCAAAGAATATGCAGGCAATGGTATTGAAGCTCATGGATATTTGTTTGATGTTACGGATGCCAAAGCGGTAGATGAGCATGTTACGACCATTGAGAAGAAGTTTGGCCCTATTAATATTCTGGTTAACAATGCAGGGATCATCATGAGGGTACCGGCTTTAGAAATGGATCCTGAAGACTTCAGAAAAGTAGTGGAGGTAGATCTTATTTCTCCATTTATCATGTCCCAGCGAGTGGGAAAAAGTATGAAAGAAAATGGGGGCGGAAAAATTATTAACATCTGCTCCATGATGAGTGAACTTGGCCGTAATTCCGTTTCGGCATATGCTGCAGGAAAAGGTGGTCTGAAAATGTTGACCAGAAACTTGGCTACTGAATGGGCCAAATACAACATTAATGTTAATGGCATAGGACCTGGTTATTTTGCAACCAGTCAAACTGCTCCGATCCGGGTAGATGGCCATCCATTCAATGACTTTATTATCAATAGAACTCCTGCCGGCAGATGGGGTAATCCAGAGGATTTGCAGGGAACCACTGTTTTCTTGGCCAGTAAAGCCAGTGACTTTGTAAATGGGCAAATTGTCTATGTAGATGGAGGTATTTTAGCAACCATCGGAAAACCACATGGTGAGGAATAA
- the kduI gene encoding 5-dehydro-4-deoxy-D-glucuronate isomerase, protein MHTNIVTRHASHPEDVKGYDTQKLRDHFLLEDIFQKDQINGVYSTFDRLIVGGIYPVTKSLELETVDQLKSDYFLERREFGVINVGDSTLVTVDGTDHKLGRKEALYIGKGTKEVIFHPSAEGQAVLYFNSAPAHTDYPTKKVGLDDAEKVELGSLENSNHRVINKLLVNSVVDTCQLQMGMTELKPGSVWNTMPAHTHDRRMEAYFYFDLDDDAVVCHYMGQPDETRHIWMKKHQAVISPAWSIHAGSGTSNYTFIWGMAGENLDYGDMDKVAPVDMK, encoded by the coding sequence ATGCATACTAACATCGTAACGAGACATGCATCGCATCCGGAAGATGTAAAAGGGTACGATACCCAAAAACTCCGTGATCATTTTCTTTTAGAGGATATTTTTCAAAAGGATCAGATTAACGGGGTATATAGTACCTTTGACCGCTTAATCGTAGGTGGGATCTATCCAGTAACCAAATCTTTGGAACTGGAAACAGTAGATCAGCTTAAGTCTGACTATTTCCTTGAGCGCAGGGAGTTCGGAGTGATCAATGTTGGAGATTCCACTTTGGTTACTGTTGATGGCACGGATCATAAATTGGGAAGAAAAGAAGCTTTGTACATTGGCAAGGGAACCAAAGAGGTGATTTTCCATCCATCTGCTGAGGGGCAAGCTGTACTTTACTTTAATTCTGCTCCAGCCCATACAGATTACCCTACCAAAAAAGTAGGTTTGGATGATGCAGAAAAAGTGGAATTAGGATCCTTGGAAAATTCCAACCACAGGGTGATCAATAAGCTATTGGTAAATAGTGTTGTAGATACTTGTCAGCTTCAAATGGGTATGACAGAATTGAAACCCGGAAGTGTATGGAATACCATGCCTGCCCATACCCATGACCGAAGAATGGAAGCCTATTTCTATTTTGATTTGGATGATGATGCCGTGGTTTGTCACTACATGGGGCAACCGGATGAAACGAGACACATTTGGATGAAAAAACACCAGGCGGTGATTTCTCCTGCTTGGTCCATACATGCAGGATCGGGGACTTCCAATTATACCTTTATCTGGGGTATGGCAGGGGAGAACCTTGATTATGGTGATATGGATAAAGTAGCTCCTGTAGATATGAAATAA
- a CDS encoding DUF4861 domain-containing protein, whose protein sequence is MKKSKMPFNQLFKTSLLNRFCLLTFAGIGIFSACKTEKTYELIIVVENTQNYERKSETIEIAVEKVKPLLEKFGANNLVIENPDTENLLVSQWIDLDGDNSLDQLIFQVDIPGNNSQEFILRSLEEREQQPESELTTFSRFVPERTDDYTWENDKVAFRTYGPEAQRRIEEGEPGGTLSSGIDAWLKSVEYPIIDKWYKKNEENPGAYHIDSGEGYDPYHVGSSRGIGGVGFWEDDSLFTSKNFVEYKTRATGPIRTVFELKYAPWEVNGKMVEETKRISLDLGSNLSRFESTFTSENEIPNPTIGITLHEKEGEVKANEEKGIFRYWEPMDGHHLGLGVVIDPELVQGFKDHRVEYKDGSQLLIMTDPSNNKLTYYAGFGWDKSGQIENKAEWDAYLEQFKNKLSNPLKVKVKGKKK, encoded by the coding sequence ATGAAGAAATCTAAAATGCCTTTTAATCAATTATTTAAAACAAGTCTATTAAATCGATTTTGTTTACTGACTTTTGCCGGTATAGGAATATTCAGTGCCTGCAAAACTGAAAAAACCTATGAACTGATTATTGTGGTTGAAAACACCCAAAACTATGAGCGAAAATCTGAAACCATAGAAATTGCTGTTGAAAAGGTAAAACCTCTTTTGGAAAAATTTGGGGCAAACAATCTTGTAATTGAAAATCCAGACACAGAAAATCTTTTGGTGAGCCAGTGGATAGATCTGGATGGGGATAATTCTCTGGACCAATTAATTTTTCAAGTGGATATCCCGGGCAATAATTCTCAGGAATTTATTTTGAGATCTTTGGAAGAGAGGGAGCAGCAGCCAGAGTCAGAATTGACCACCTTTTCCAGGTTTGTGCCAGAAAGAACCGATGATTACACATGGGAAAATGACAAAGTGGCTTTCCGGACTTATGGGCCGGAAGCTCAAAGGCGAATTGAAGAGGGGGAACCTGGTGGGACGCTTTCCAGTGGAATCGATGCCTGGCTAAAAAGTGTTGAATATCCCATTATTGATAAATGGTACAAAAAGAATGAGGAAAACCCCGGTGCTTATCATATTGATTCCGGAGAAGGATATGATCCTTACCATGTAGGATCCAGCAGGGGAATTGGTGGGGTAGGCTTTTGGGAAGATGATTCCTTATTTACTTCAAAAAATTTTGTGGAGTATAAAACCAGAGCTACTGGACCCATCCGTACAGTTTTTGAATTAAAGTATGCTCCTTGGGAGGTAAATGGAAAAATGGTTGAGGAAACAAAAAGGATTAGTCTTGATTTAGGAAGTAACCTCTCCAGGTTTGAATCTACATTTACCAGTGAAAATGAAATTCCAAATCCCACCATAGGCATTACCCTTCATGAAAAAGAGGGAGAGGTGAAAGCAAATGAAGAAAAAGGTATTTTTAGGTATTGGGAACCCATGGATGGCCATCATTTGGGATTAGGGGTGGTTATTGATCCAGAATTGGTCCAGGGATTTAAAGACCACCGGGTGGAATATAAAGATGGTAGCCAATTGCTGATCATGACAGATCCAAGCAATAATAAACTGACTTATTATGCTGGATTTGGCTGGGATAAAAGTGGTCAAATTGAAAACAAAGCAGAATGGGATGCCTATCTTGAACAATTTAAAAACAAGTTGTCTAACCCCTTAAAAGTTAAGGTTAAAGGCAAAAAAAAATAA